Proteins encoded within one genomic window of Amycolatopsis nigrescens CSC17Ta-90:
- a CDS encoding ESX secretion-associated protein EspG produces MRDSESGWIRLHPGEFFLLWSSLGLGEPPAVLGIPHIGRTRAARAEFERTADAGLSERELGTVSRPDRDLAGMLRAVAGADVLLDMSAEWAGPEFRAVGAVLGQQCVTVGVSGTELRIGPVRGSALVSTMLAAVPELPAGHGAPANVRAADYAAACAAGRRDGTNGFSDSLRSAGLRPAEVNTLVRAVTGRAGGGQFGGGCRGRGGRWSRGAGSVNWVDTEQGRFALSRTGDWVTATPADPARLRTMVEQLAADLIG; encoded by the coding sequence GTGCGAGATTCAGAGTCCGGTTGGATCCGGCTCCATCCCGGCGAGTTCTTCCTGCTCTGGTCCTCACTCGGCCTCGGTGAGCCACCCGCGGTGCTCGGCATTCCGCATATCGGCCGGACCAGAGCGGCCCGCGCCGAGTTCGAGCGGACCGCGGACGCCGGGCTGTCCGAGCGCGAGCTCGGCACGGTCTCCCGGCCGGACCGCGACCTGGCCGGGATGCTGCGCGCGGTGGCGGGGGCCGACGTGCTGCTGGACATGTCCGCCGAGTGGGCCGGCCCGGAGTTCCGGGCGGTCGGAGCGGTGCTCGGGCAGCAGTGCGTCACGGTCGGCGTGTCCGGTACCGAGCTGCGGATCGGCCCGGTCCGCGGCTCCGCGCTGGTGTCCACCATGCTGGCCGCGGTGCCGGAGCTGCCTGCCGGTCACGGCGCACCCGCCAACGTGCGGGCCGCGGACTACGCGGCGGCCTGCGCCGCCGGTCGCCGCGACGGCACGAACGGCTTCTCGGACTCCCTGCGGTCCGCCGGGCTGCGGCCGGCGGAAGTGAACACGCTGGTGCGGGCGGTGACCGGACGGGCAGGTGGCGGGCAGTTCGGCGGCGGTTGCCGCGGCCGGGGCGGGCGCTGGTCGCGGGGCGCGGGCTCGGTCAACTGGGTGGACACCGAGCAGGGCAGGTTCGCTTTGTCCCGCACCGGGGACTGGGTCACCGCGACCCCGGCCGACCCGGCAAGGTTGCGCACCATGGTCGAGCAGCTGGCGGCCGATCTGATCGGCTAG
- a CDS encoding ESX secretion-associated protein EspG, whose amino-acid sequence MVRRTAGGSGVVLSHLEFDLLWEDLDTGEPPYPISVASHGATVDERDALAEQVYAGLEQDEQLDDDVDELLNRLVRPEFSVDVQLMADESLQVLAATRGGPAAPGVFAVLSEAELVLEPLPGNGLLPAVAGLLGELAPGPGAPVSMPRSAYSAAMGGFVRNGYGGFEAALAAAGVTGSAVRAVATLVESRRTAAGQLAANGPGGRRSPVLNLFDTEAGRYLVTLSGGTEQWVTVEPADQRRIMQRLTELLEDVTSV is encoded by the coding sequence ATGGTCCGGCGGACCGCGGGCGGGAGCGGGGTGGTGCTCTCGCACCTGGAGTTCGACCTGCTCTGGGAAGACCTCGATACCGGCGAGCCGCCCTATCCGATCTCGGTCGCGTCGCACGGCGCCACGGTGGACGAGCGTGACGCGCTCGCCGAGCAGGTCTACGCCGGCCTCGAACAGGACGAGCAGCTCGACGACGACGTCGACGAGCTGCTGAACCGACTGGTGCGCCCCGAGTTCTCGGTGGACGTGCAGCTGATGGCGGACGAGTCGCTGCAGGTGCTGGCCGCGACGCGCGGCGGCCCCGCTGCACCCGGCGTGTTCGCCGTGCTCAGCGAAGCCGAGCTGGTGCTGGAACCGTTGCCGGGGAACGGTTTGCTGCCCGCGGTCGCCGGACTGCTCGGAGAGCTCGCGCCAGGGCCGGGCGCCCCGGTGAGCATGCCGAGGTCGGCCTACTCGGCCGCGATGGGCGGCTTCGTGCGCAACGGCTACGGCGGGTTCGAGGCCGCGCTGGCCGCGGCCGGCGTCACCGGTAGCGCGGTGCGGGCGGTGGCCACGCTGGTGGAATCCCGGCGGACCGCGGCCGGGCAGCTGGCCGCGAACGGCCCCGGTGGCCGTCGCTCGCCGGTGCTGAACCTGTTCGACACCGAGGCCGGGCGCTACCTGGTCACCCTGTCCGGCGGTACCGAGCAGTGGGTGACCGTGGAGCCGGCCGACCAGCGCCGGATCATGCAGCGGCTGACCGAGCTCCTCGAAGACGTGACGAGTGTATGA
- a CDS encoding dienelactone hydrolase family protein, translating into MTQTHIDDYQHADGTALRLTFAEPEGAVRGGLVVLHEGEGVTDGVRLLVASLAGEGWLAVAPHMGAGAGTLTRDDILAATDLTLAWLLERGVQADLLGVVGFDLGGTAALVVASNRRLGAAVSVGGQGGKELPALVEIAGKLTSPWLGIYGDAGDDLGGAEVERLRDAASTSGVVTNVVRYPGANHRFDADPGAAVEAWHRTLNWFDAHLR; encoded by the coding sequence ATGACGCAGACGCACATCGATGACTACCAGCATGCCGACGGAACGGCACTCCGCCTGACCTTCGCCGAACCCGAAGGCGCGGTTCGCGGCGGTCTGGTCGTGCTGCACGAGGGCGAGGGCGTCACGGACGGGGTCCGGTTGCTGGTGGCGAGCCTAGCCGGGGAAGGCTGGCTCGCGGTCGCGCCGCACATGGGCGCGGGTGCGGGGACGCTGACCCGTGACGACATCCTGGCCGCCACCGACCTGACGCTCGCCTGGCTGCTGGAGCGCGGGGTTCAGGCCGATCTGCTCGGCGTCGTCGGGTTCGACCTCGGCGGTACGGCGGCACTGGTGGTGGCCTCCAACCGCAGGCTGGGCGCGGCGGTCAGCGTCGGCGGGCAGGGCGGCAAGGAGCTGCCCGCGCTGGTGGAGATCGCCGGCAAGCTGACCAGTCCCTGGCTCGGCATCTACGGTGACGCGGGCGACGACCTCGGCGGGGCCGAGGTGGAGCGGCTCCGGGACGCGGCGTCCACCTCCGGCGTGGTGACCAACGTGGTGCGCTATCCGGGTGCGAATCACCGTTTCGACGCCGATCCCGGCGCGGCCGTGGAAGCCTGGCACCGCACACTCAACTGGTTCGACGCGCATCTGCGTTAG
- the hisC gene encoding histidinol-phosphate transaminase — protein sequence MPGTPAVPTRADLVSLPSYVPGRTVPGAIKLASNEVPGGPLPSVAAAIAQAAALVNRYPDLGAQALVSRLSRELDVPEQRIAVGCGSVSLCQQIVQALCEPGEEALFAWRSFEAYPIVTQVANANSVRVPLTDAHVHDLDAMLAAITPRTKVVFVCNPNNPTGTVVRRAELVRFLDAVPSNVLVVLDEAYHEFVTDPDVPDGMEFARERSNVVVVRTFSKAYGLAGLRVGYAAGPEYVVDAVRKVYVAFSVNALAQAAAIASLDAAGELLERCKEIVGERVRVRDSLLAAGFEVPETQANFVWLPLGERALEFSEHAMDHKIVVRPFAGDGVRVTIGTPAENDQFLEVARSFRR from the coding sequence ATGCCCGGTACGCCCGCCGTTCCGACCCGCGCCGACCTGGTCTCACTGCCGAGCTACGTGCCGGGACGCACGGTGCCCGGCGCGATCAAGCTGGCCAGCAACGAAGTTCCGGGCGGACCGCTGCCGAGCGTGGCCGCGGCGATCGCGCAGGCGGCGGCGCTGGTCAACCGCTACCCGGATCTCGGTGCGCAGGCCTTGGTCAGCCGGCTTTCGCGGGAGCTGGACGTGCCGGAGCAGCGGATCGCGGTCGGTTGCGGTTCGGTCTCGCTGTGCCAGCAGATCGTGCAGGCGCTGTGCGAGCCAGGCGAAGAGGCCCTGTTCGCCTGGCGGTCGTTCGAGGCCTACCCGATCGTGACGCAGGTGGCGAACGCGAACAGCGTCCGGGTGCCGCTGACCGACGCGCACGTGCACGACCTGGACGCGATGCTGGCCGCGATCACGCCGCGCACCAAGGTGGTCTTCGTCTGCAACCCGAACAACCCGACCGGCACCGTGGTGCGGCGCGCCGAGCTGGTCCGGTTCCTGGACGCGGTGCCGTCGAACGTGCTGGTGGTGCTGGACGAGGCGTACCACGAGTTCGTCACCGACCCCGACGTGCCGGACGGTATGGAGTTCGCCCGCGAGCGGTCGAACGTGGTGGTGGTGCGGACTTTCTCCAAGGCGTACGGGCTGGCAGGGCTGCGCGTCGGCTACGCGGCGGGGCCGGAATACGTGGTCGACGCGGTGCGCAAGGTCTACGTGGCGTTCAGCGTGAACGCGCTCGCGCAGGCCGCGGCGATCGCGTCCCTGGACGCCGCCGGTGAGCTGCTCGAACGCTGCAAGGAGATCGTCGGCGAACGGGTGCGGGTGCGGGACTCCTTGCTGGCAGCCGGTTTCGAGGTACCCGAGACGCAGGCGAACTTCGTCTGGCTGCCGCTGGGCGAGCGGGCGCTCGAGTTCTCCGAGCACGCGATGGACCACAAGATCGTGGTGCGCCCGTTCGCCGGCGACGGCGTGCGCGTCACCATCGGCACACCGGCCGAGAACGACCAGTTCCTCGAGGTGGCACGCTCTTTCCGCAGGTAG
- a CDS encoding sulfite exporter TauE/SafE family protein — MTWWHAVIIFIAGVWAGTINTVVGSGTLVTFPVLVALGYPPLTATTSNAIGLAPGTISGAIGYRHELTGYWPQIARYAVASFLGAIGGTVLLLSLPKDAFETVVPVLVGLAVVLVIVQPKVAGWVAHRRQRANGSADSADPVDSRATGGPLLMFLIFLVGIYGGYFTAAQGVMLVAIMGMLLNETLQRLNGMKNVLSAVVNVVAGTIYAFIAPVSWPVVGLLAVGSTIGGQLGAKIGRRLSPTVLRWLIVVVGVAAVVQLLLD, encoded by the coding sequence ATGACGTGGTGGCATGCGGTGATCATCTTCATCGCTGGAGTGTGGGCCGGGACGATCAACACGGTGGTCGGCTCGGGCACCCTGGTCACCTTCCCGGTACTGGTCGCGCTCGGGTATCCGCCGCTGACCGCGACGACCTCCAACGCGATCGGGCTCGCGCCGGGCACGATCAGCGGCGCGATCGGCTACCGGCACGAGCTGACCGGCTACTGGCCACAGATCGCCAGGTACGCCGTCGCTTCCTTCCTCGGCGCCATCGGCGGCACGGTCCTGCTGCTGTCGCTGCCGAAGGACGCCTTCGAGACGGTGGTGCCGGTGCTGGTCGGGCTGGCCGTGGTGCTGGTGATCGTGCAGCCGAAGGTGGCCGGCTGGGTGGCGCACCGACGGCAGCGGGCCAACGGCTCGGCGGATTCGGCGGACCCGGTGGATTCGCGCGCCACGGGTGGCCCGCTGCTGATGTTCCTGATCTTCCTGGTCGGCATCTACGGCGGCTACTTCACCGCCGCTCAGGGCGTGATGCTGGTCGCGATCATGGGCATGCTGCTGAACGAGACCCTGCAGCGGCTCAACGGGATGAAGAACGTGCTCTCCGCGGTGGTGAACGTGGTGGCCGGCACCATCTACGCCTTCATCGCGCCGGTCAGCTGGCCGGTGGTTGGCCTGCTCGCGGTCGGCTCCACCATCGGCGGCCAGCTCGGCGCGAAGATCGGCAGGCGGCTTTCGCCCACCGTGCTGCGCTGGCTGATCGTGGTGGTCGGCGTGGCCGCCGTGGTGCAGCTCCTGCTCGACTGA
- a CDS encoding winged helix-turn-helix transcriptional regulator: MYEDACPVSPVVDLVFSRWTTPILWALREHGRQRFTELHRRLPAITAKVLTQRLRQLERDGLITREHHAEIPPRVEYEISELGRSLSPVFAALVRWSDEHLARVEDARSAYDASV; this comes from the coding sequence ATGTACGAGGACGCGTGCCCGGTCAGTCCGGTGGTGGACCTGGTGTTCAGCCGCTGGACAACGCCGATCCTGTGGGCGCTGCGGGAACACGGCCGCCAGCGGTTCACCGAGTTGCACCGGCGGCTGCCCGCGATCACCGCCAAGGTGCTCACCCAGCGGCTGCGGCAGCTCGAACGTGACGGACTCATCACCCGCGAGCACCACGCCGAGATCCCGCCGAGGGTGGAGTACGAGATCAGCGAGCTCGGCCGCAGCCTGTCGCCGGTTTTCGCGGCGCTGGTGCGTTGGTCCGACGAGCATCTGGCCAGGGTCGAGGACGCCCGGAGCGCGTACGACGCGAGTGTTTGA
- a CDS encoding luciferase family protein: protein MELPERSGERPRTGSAVPHVQLSQTAPAELIDSLRRWMTVSLPGTVIRPSEISEPGSLAFFLDGRVPAAGVLLPPRRDAEFAHVHVDGSLHLALSPDDQRELLAKGWGERHPLYSPEINVVMLYGPRSEAELAVAKVVVLASLAYATGSPAGLAEVEPG, encoded by the coding sequence ATGGAACTTCCCGAACGCAGCGGCGAACGGCCGCGGACCGGCTCCGCCGTCCCCCATGTCCAGCTCAGCCAGACCGCCCCGGCGGAACTGATCGATTCGCTCCGGCGGTGGATGACGGTTTCGCTGCCCGGCACGGTGATCCGGCCGAGCGAGATCTCCGAACCCGGCTCGTTGGCCTTCTTCCTGGACGGCCGCGTGCCGGCGGCCGGGGTCCTGCTGCCGCCGCGGCGCGACGCCGAGTTCGCGCATGTGCACGTGGACGGCAGCCTGCACCTGGCGCTGTCGCCGGACGACCAGCGCGAGCTGTTGGCCAAGGGCTGGGGCGAGCGGCATCCGCTCTACTCGCCGGAGATCAACGTGGTGATGCTGTACGGCCCGCGATCCGAGGCGGAACTGGCCGTGGCGAAGGTGGTCGTCCTGGCGTCCCTGGCCTACGCGACCGGCTCACCAGCAGGTTTGGCGGAGGTGGAGCCGGGGTAA